TGGCTTTGATTGCCGTTTCAACGGATTCCACCCCCCCATTTTTGGCCAAAACCTTATTACCGTGGGTACCAAATCTTGGGGCAAGCTGGGGGGCAAATGCCGCACATTCGGAAAGAAAAATGCCTAATGGATCAGTGAATACGACATTGGAGATCACCGATGCATAATTGCCGGTAAGTGCGTTGAGCAACGCATTGGTAATGGCGGGATGATGATGCCCCGGATTGGCAGCCGAGTAGGCGGCCAGGCAGTCCAGGTATCTGTTCCCCTTGTCATCGGTGAGCCAACAGCCCTGGGCACGTCTGACCACCAGGTTGATCCTGGTATAATGATGGGCGCCGAAAGCATCTTCCATGTTAAAGATTGAATTGTCTGATTCTGTGGAAAAGCCTTTGTAATTATGTATTTTCCTCATACTTGTCATAATAATTCACCTCCTAATAATGGAAACTATTTCACGGAAACGATAAAGGTGTGAACCCCCTCAACTTTCTTCTTCGGTTCAAACTTCAAAACCTCCCGTGTTGTGCGATTTTTAAGAAGTTGACGAATTCTTATTTTAGGGACACGCTGATTGGCTGTGGATAATTTTGTCATTTTAATACTGATTTCATTCTTGTTCTTGCAAAGACCGCCGATCAGCACCCCGGACCAACTGGCTGTGACCGGTTTTTGGGGGACACCGTTCACTGTCACCTCGGCCTGGTAACCATAACTGAAGACATCAAGCAGAGCCGATGAATACGGCCTTTTGACCAAGGCCGGAGCCGGCTTCACCTTCCCATCCATGGTACAGGCCGGTCGCAGATCTGACTCATAAAACCGTGTTTTCCGGCCATCATCATGATACATTGGCTTGTCGCAACTCATGATAGCTTCCACTTTCCATCCCGACTCATTTACGAATTTAATGGAACTGAAAGTCACGGTAGGGTTGCCTTTGGCATCTTTTTCTCCAGAATTTCCAACATATACAAGGTTTGCATTATCACCTCTTTGAATGACGCGTGCAAATTCCATTTTGGAAATATCAGGGCTGTATTTTGCAAAACTTTTTATGATATCAGGTGTTAACGACCGCTGAGCTGAAATTAATTTATTTTTTAACGTAAAAAGGCTGTAGGAGGACATAGTTTTTTGAAGTTCCGACTCATTCCCTGACCTGCTTGCTTTAAGATATGCATGCCAGGCGTTTTCGAGATTCGATTGTAAAGGATGGGCAAAAGCACAGTCAAAGCCCGGAGCCAAAAGGCATGTAAAGAATACCAGAAGAAGCGCGTTTATTCGTAACGCCATGTTTTAAATCCTCCATTTCCAAGGGTAACTTGCATCGTTTTTTCTTTTGTTGTTGAATCTATTCGAATTTACATGAAAGTGCCCATAAGTTGCTAAGTGTCTTCCATGTTTTGTTGTGGGGCAAGCCCGGATGTTGATAGACCAGATCGAACCATAGCCATTATTAATTTTTAGGGTAGGCGCACCTTTTTGTCAACCGAACCATGAAATATTCAAGGCATACGCATTTTTAGGCTTAATGTAAAATGCCGTGGTTAAATTTTTTTATATGAAAAAATTTAACCACGGAAAGCACGGAAGATAGAACACCATGATTTCCGTGGTTCAAATGTTTTTCATCGTTTGTTGTGTCCGTCAGATCATGGCCGTTACAGCAGTCCAGGCAGAAAAGTAATAATCCAGGGGCACACCATCAGCAACACAATGCAGATCAGATAGGCCGGTAAAAAAAAGGTCACCCCTTTAAACACCTCTTTTAAGGTGCTGCCCTTGGCCATGCCTGCCACCACATAGGTGGTGGCTCCCACAGGGGGTGTAACTGCACCAAGGGTTGTGACCACGGTGATAAGAACAGCAAACCAGATGGGATCACAGCCCATCTGGGAGGCCACGGGGAAAAAGATGGGGATGGTGATCAACAACAGAGCCAGGGCATCCATAATGGCACCGCCAATGGCATACATGCCGAAAATGACGGCCAAAATTATTGGATCAGGCACGTTCAGTCCCGCCACCCAGGAGGCCATGTTGAACGGGATACGGGTGATGGTTAAAAATTTGCCCAGGATCATGGCCCCTGCAATGAGCATGATGACCATGCAAGAGACCCGCAGGGTATCCATAATGGCCTTTTTAAAATTTGCCCAGGAAAGCGTCCGCTGGACCAGGCTGATGACTACGGCGAAAAAGGCCCCTGCCCCGCCAGCTTCGGACGGGGTAAAATATCCAGCATACAGCCCGGTCATGATTAAACAAAACAGCACCAGCATCTCAATGGCACCGGAAAGCGACCGGAAACGTTCGCCAAAATCCGATTTGGGACCGGCCGGGCCCCATTCGGGATTCAAACGGCAGACCACATAAACCGTGAGCAGCATCAGCAGGCACAAAAGAAGCCCGGCCCCGATGCCGCCGTAAAAAAGCCGGGCGATGGACTGTTCCGTGGAAAGGCCAATGATAATAAGCACCACGGAAGGCGGAATCACAACGCCCAGCGTGGAGCCGCAGGCAATGGATCCGCAAGAGAGCATGGGCTTATACCTGAAATTGGACATCTGGGGAAATGCCACCGTGGTCATGGTGGCAGCCGTGGCCGTATTGGACCCGCAGATGGCGGCAAAGGCGGCACAGGCCATGATGGTGGCCATGGCAATCCCACCCCGGATATGGCCGACCCACTTATACGCCGCTTTGTAAAGGCGTTCATTGACCCCGGAATAAAAGGCGATCTGTCCCATGAACACAAACAAGGGAATCACGGTGAGCCCGTACTTGGAAAACACCGACCAGAACTCCTGGCTGACCATGTTTACACCGGCATTGAAGTTAATAATGTAGGAAAAACCGCCAAAGCCAACCAGGGCCATGGCAAAGCCTACGGGCATGCCGAAGACGAACAACAACAGCATCAAAACGGCTATCCCGAGGATGCCCACCAGGGTCAGGCTCATTTGGAATCCTTTAAAACAAATAATTTGATCAGATCAATAAACAGCATGACCGCCAGCAGAAAGCAGCCGAATGCCACCACAAAGGCAAAGGGATAATAGACCATTCGAAGGGTCTCCGACACCTCGGCTGTTTCAAGCAGGGTCATGCCCCGGCGGCCCACAAACCAGGCGGCCACGAGAAAAAACAGGGTGCATAAGGCATTATTCACCGCAAAGACGGCCTTTTTGAGGCCTCGCGGAAACCGGCTGATTAAAATATCCACATGGATATGCTCTCTTTTTTTCTGGGTAAAGCCCATGGAAAGGGCCGTGATCACGGCCCCGGCAAATCCCATGATCTCATAGGTGCCCCGGATGGGCACCCACACCCTGCGCAGGACAATATTGCCCATGGTTAAAAGGATCATGAACACCAGGATGGTCCCGGCGATGATCCCGGCGCACCGGTTAAGGATGTCGCTTATTTTTTCAATGGTTTCCATAGGGTTATGATTATTTTGCGGTTCGCTTTACAATCAATTCTTTAATATCTTTAACAATCTGGGCACCGGGCAGACCGCTTTCATTGGCCTTTTTGATCCAGTTTTCCGTAATAGGAGCAAGCTGCGCATTCCATTCGGCCTTTTTCTCCGGTGACAGGGTAATCACTTCCACCTGGTGTTCTTTTTGTGACCAGGCAATGGAATCGCTGACGTGCTGGTCCATGTATTCGCCGGTCCAGGCGGCCTGTTCTTCGATCATGCCGTCCATGGCCTGTTTAACGGCATCCGGTAGTTTATTCCAAGCGCTTTTGTTCATAATCACGGCAAAGGGATAGATCACGGTGTCGGTGATGGTGATGTATTTACAGATTTCAGCAAATTTAAGATCCTTCATCACCTCTAAAGAGGAGAAAACACCTTTGACCACGCCTTTCTGAAGTGCTTCGGGAGTGTCAGACATGGGCATACCCACCTGGTTGGCACCCCAGGATTTAAGAATCTGGGCCGCACCGCCGGATGCGCGCAAATCCAGTCCCTTGATATCAGCAAGCTCGGCCACCGGCGCCTTGGACATGATGTTTGCAGGCGCCGTGACAAACATGGTCAACACCTTGACTTTATCAAAGGCCTTGGGTTGGTATTTGTTGTACAGATCCAGAAGCACAAGGCTGCCGATTTTGGCATCAGGAATTTCCAGGGGAAGGCTTGTGGCATTGGTTACGGTGAAACGTCCGGGCTGGTAAGCCATGCAGATACAGCCGATGTCGGCCTGACCGTTAATAACCCCGTCTATCATGTCTTTGGCACCCAAAAGTGTACCGCCGGGAAAGGTGTTGATCTGTACAGCGCCGTCCGTGCGTTTTTCTATTTCGGTTTTCCATCTTTCCATCTGTACACAGGGAAAGGTAGGCGCAGGGGGAAAATTTGCATAATTTAAGCTGACCTTGGCCTGTGCCGTTACAGGGGTGATTCCGGAAACCAGGGCTACCGCTGCCAGAACACAGAAAAATAATGAGACTTTTTTCATCTTAACTCCTTTGTCTTTCCCCGCAGGGAGTAAATTTAATATGAAAGTGCCAATAAGTTCCAAAATTACTTTCATGTGTTGTTGTGGGTTGAGCCGATATACAAAGTCGCCCATGGCCGTTATTCGGATGGACGGTTGTCAAACACCCGTTTGCTCTTCTTTTCCGTCCGGGGCAGATCGCCGTAACCCACAATTTCCACCCGGGATCTGACCAGCAATTTTTTACGGATCCGGCCGGAGACCTGGTCGGCCAGACCGTTGTCTTCTCCTGCACCGGCACCATTGGTGCGCTCCACCCGGATGGTCATGTAATCCCGGCCGTCTGCATCCTGGTTCAGGTGAATCTGGTATTCGCTGCCCACCCCGCTAATGTCGCTTAAGATATGGTCAATCTGGCTGGGATAGATGTTTACGGCCCTGAAAATGAACATGTCATCCGTCCGGCCGGAAATTCTGGCATGCCTGGGAAAGGGGTTGCCGCAGGCACAGGGTCCAGGGATCAACCGGGTGACATCATGGGTCCGGTAACGGATTAACGGGGTGCCCTGTTTTTTTAAGGTGGTGACCACCAGCTCGCCCTCTTTCCCGGCGGGCACAGGTTTCAATGTCACCGGGTCTATCACCTCAAAAATAAAATGATCGGCCCAGTAATGAATCCCTGCATGTTCCGTACAATCAAGGCCGGTACCTGGCCCGTACAGCTCGGTCATACCGTAAATATCATGAATATGCTCGGCCCCGGTGATATCCTGGATGCGTTTTCGCATGGAGGCGCTGTGGCGTTCGGCCCCTAAAATAATGGTCTTTAATTTAATTTTGTCCGTGAGTTTGCGTTTTTCAATCTCTTCGGACATGAGCAGAGCCATGGACGCTGTGGAGCAAAATACCGTGGATTCAAGATCCAGCAGCATGTCAATGTGCATGTCCACGTTGGCAGGACCTAATGGCACAGCCATGGCGCCCAAACGTTCGCACCCGTTTTGAAACCCGACACCAGCCGTCCAGAGCCCGTAGCCCACGGCAATCTGAACCCGGTCCTGGTTGGTCACACCGGCCAGCTCATAACACCGGGCAAAGATGTTGGCCCAATTATCCACATCCTCTTTTGTGTAGCACAGAATCTTTCTTTTCCCTGTGGTGCCCGAAGAACCGTGGATGCGTACAATGTCGGACATGGGGACGGACCGCAAGGGAAAGGGATAGTCGTCAAGAAAGTCGTGCTTGTCGGTAAAGGGCAGGTTTCCCAGATCACCCAGACCTTTAACGTCTTGGGGTTTACAGCCTGCCTCTTCGAGCTTTTTTTGATAATAAGGACTATTATTATAGGCGTGGGACACAGTCCATTTCAGACCCTGGGCCTGAATATCTGCAATCTGATCGCCGGTTATATCTAAAGGGATAAAACTCATTGACTTACCTTTTTTCATATAGTTGCATGCCTGACTCAAG
This window of the uncultured Desulfobacter sp. genome carries:
- a CDS encoding TRAP transporter substrate-binding protein produces the protein MKKVSLFFCVLAAVALVSGITPVTAQAKVSLNYANFPPAPTFPCVQMERWKTEIEKRTDGAVQINTFPGGTLLGAKDMIDGVINGQADIGCICMAYQPGRFTVTNATSLPLEIPDAKIGSLVLLDLYNKYQPKAFDKVKVLTMFVTAPANIMSKAPVAELADIKGLDLRASGGAAQILKSWGANQVGMPMSDTPEALQKGVVKGVFSSLEVMKDLKFAEICKYITITDTVIYPFAVIMNKSAWNKLPDAVKQAMDGMIEEQAAWTGEYMDQHVSDSIAWSQKEHQVEVITLSPEKKAEWNAQLAPITENWIKKANESGLPGAQIVKDIKELIVKRTAK
- a CDS encoding phenylacetate--CoA ligase gives rise to the protein MKKGKSMSFIPLDITGDQIADIQAQGLKWTVSHAYNNSPYYQKKLEEAGCKPQDVKGLGDLGNLPFTDKHDFLDDYPFPLRSVPMSDIVRIHGSSGTTGKRKILCYTKEDVDNWANIFARCYELAGVTNQDRVQIAVGYGLWTAGVGFQNGCERLGAMAVPLGPANVDMHIDMLLDLESTVFCSTASMALLMSEEIEKRKLTDKIKLKTIILGAERHSASMRKRIQDITGAEHIHDIYGMTELYGPGTGLDCTEHAGIHYWADHFIFEVIDPVTLKPVPAGKEGELVVTTLKKQGTPLIRYRTHDVTRLIPGPCACGNPFPRHARISGRTDDMFIFRAVNIYPSQIDHILSDISGVGSEYQIHLNQDADGRDYMTIRVERTNGAGAGEDNGLADQVSGRIRKKLLVRSRVEIVGYGDLPRTEKKSKRVFDNRPSE
- a CDS encoding TRAP transporter small permease — translated: METIEKISDILNRCAGIIAGTILVFMILLTMGNIVLRRVWVPIRGTYEIMGFAGAVITALSMGFTQKKREHIHVDILISRFPRGLKKAVFAVNNALCTLFFLVAAWFVGRRGMTLLETAEVSETLRMVYYPFAFVVAFGCFLLAVMLFIDLIKLFVLKDSK
- a CDS encoding TRAP transporter large permease; its protein translation is MSLTLVGILGIAVLMLLLFVFGMPVGFAMALVGFGGFSYIINFNAGVNMVSQEFWSVFSKYGLTVIPLFVFMGQIAFYSGVNERLYKAAYKWVGHIRGGIAMATIMACAAFAAICGSNTATAATMTTVAFPQMSNFRYKPMLSCGSIACGSTLGVVIPPSVVLIIIGLSTEQSIARLFYGGIGAGLLLCLLMLLTVYVVCRLNPEWGPAGPKSDFGERFRSLSGAIEMLVLFCLIMTGLYAGYFTPSEAGGAGAFFAVVISLVQRTLSWANFKKAIMDTLRVSCMVIMLIAGAMILGKFLTITRIPFNMASWVAGLNVPDPIILAVIFGMYAIGGAIMDALALLLITIPIFFPVASQMGCDPIWFAVLITVVTTLGAVTPPVGATTYVVAGMAKGSTLKEVFKGVTFFLPAYLICIVLLMVCPWIITFLPGLL